In Ailuropoda melanoleuca isolate Jingjing chromosome X, ASM200744v2, whole genome shotgun sequence, a single genomic region encodes these proteins:
- the LOC117797429 gene encoding profilin-1-like, translating into MCKSCCTASRAFVPRVAGCVLSSLPSLAHQSEAPSPGQAMMASAASLRPAPVATPWPTKSLHRQPPGGTCQEMTIVGYWTLVWAAVPGKTFVNITPAWVGVLAGKDWSSFLMNGLTLGGQKCSVIWDLLLQDGVFTMDLHTKHQWNSHIQHHCHHDCQDASPAVGQRRFHGSMINKKCYEMSSHLWHSQY; encoded by the coding sequence ATGTGCAAGAGCTGTTGTACAGCTAGCAGAGCCTTTGTCCCAAGGGTAGCAGGATGTGTCCTGAGCTCTCTGCCTTCCCTTGCCCACCAGTCTgaggcccccagcccaggccaggcCATGATGGCCTCAGCAGCATCACTGAGACCAGCCCCAGTAGCAACACCATGGCCCACGAAAAGCCTACACAGACAACCTCCTGGTGGGACCTGTCAGGAAATGACCATTGTCGGCTACTGGACCTTGGTCTGGGCCGCAGTCCCTGGGAAAACCTTCGTCAACATCACACCAGCATGGGTTGGTGTCCTGGCTGGCAAAGACTGGTCAAGTTTTTTAATGAATGGACTGACACTTGGAGGCCAGAAGTGTTCTGTTATCTGGGACTTACTGCTACAGGATGGGGTATTCACCATGGATCTTCATACCAAGCACCAGTGGAACTCCCACATTCAGCATCACTGTCACCATGACTGCCAAGATGCTAGTCCTGCTGTTGGGCAAAGAAGGTTCCATGGTAGCATGATCAACAAGAAATGTTATGAAATGTCCTCCCATCTGTGGCATTCCCAGTATTGA